In Streptomyces sp. 1331.2, one genomic interval encodes:
- a CDS encoding STAS domain-containing protein, whose product MTRRSPPIQPDRGPGAFTARPRPWARGTVLALSGELDFDAAGGLRAAVDAALTGPGVVVVLDCAGLEFCDSSGLNAILRAQARAAADGSRIELARPRPLVLRMLELTGATDAFPIREAVPG is encoded by the coding sequence ATGACCCGCCGATCACCCCCCATCCAGCCCGACCGGGGCCCGGGCGCCTTCACCGCGCGGCCCCGGCCGTGGGCCCGCGGCACCGTCCTCGCCCTGTCCGGCGAACTCGACTTCGACGCGGCCGGCGGACTGCGCGCCGCCGTCGACGCGGCCCTGACCGGCCCCGGCGTGGTGGTCGTGCTCGACTGCGCAGGGCTGGAGTTCTGCGACTCCAGCGGTCTCAACGCCATCCTCCGGGCCCAGGCGCGCGCGGCGGCCGACGGCAGCCGCATCGAGCTGGCCCGGCCCCGGCCGCTGGTCCTGCGCATGCTCGAACTCACCGGCGCGACGGACGCGTTCCCGATCCGGGAGGCGGTGCCGGGCTGA
- a CDS encoding HAMP domain-containing protein, which translates to MRQLLAGLTAVRDGDFRTRLTADRPGLHGEIATVFNGMADQLARVTSEVTRVAREVGTDGRLGGQAQVPDAAGTWLELTDSVNAMAGNLTWQVRNIAQVTTAVAKGDLTQKIEVDARGEILELKNTVNTMVDQLSAFADEVTRVAREVGTEGRLGGQARVPAVAGTWRDLTDSVNFMAGNLTAQVRAIAEVATAVAGGDLTQKVSVTARGEILELKTTINTMVDQLGSFAAEVTRVAREVGTDGRLGGQADVRDVSGTWRDLTESVNVMADNLTRQVRAIAEVTTAVAEGDLTQKIRVDARGEILELKETINTMVDQLSAFADEVTRVAREVGTAGNLGGQATVRGVSGTWKDLTDNVNVMADNLTGQVRSMSEVATAVARGDLSRKITVEAKGEVAALAAAINTMVDTLSVFADEVTRVAREVGTEGILGGQARVPNVAGTWKDLTDNVNFMAHNLTSQVRNIAQVTTAVAEGDLSRKIDVDARGEILELKTTVNTMVEQLSSFAAEVTRVAREVGSEGRLGGQARVEGVSGTWKRLTENVNELAGNLTRQVRAIAEVTSAVAAGDLTRSITVDASGEVADLKDNINAMVGSLRDTTLANQEQDWLKTNLAHFSAAIQGRRDIRAVAEMITDELTPLVGAQYGAFFLAEEGESGGTELALISAYGRPAGSAGEAGSVGAPGSAGPSGSAGERRRLRTGETLVGQAARTRRTIAVDDLPPGYATIASGTGSTDARSLVILPIALEEWLLGVMEFASVHPFTQVHRDFLEQFTEACGVNIGTLLANARTDELLGESQRLTAELQSRSEELQAGQEELRRSNAELEEKAALLADRNRDIEAKNLEIEQARQELEERARQLSLTSMYKSEFLANMSHELRTPLNSLLILARLLAENGTGNLTPKQVEYAGVIHSAGADLLQLINDILDLSKVEAGKMELTPEPFATRDLLDYVESAFEPLADQKGLTFEIVVDRAVPEELVTDQARLRQVLRNLLSNAVKFTDTGRVELRVQRVEAPDLPPELGRTPAAVAFHIEDTGIGIDLAHLDTIFGAFQQADGTTSRRYGGTGLGLSISRELARLLGGTITVSSTTGQGSRFTLYLPLDGARPLVPTVAPAVPAVMPAVPVDPALAGRTVLIIDDDARNVFALAAALEERGLTVLHAADGRAGLDLLRTRPETDLVLMDVMMPGLDGHAAIAAIRADERFAHLPVVVVTAQAMPGDRDKSLAAGADDHVTKPVDVPLLLDRVRHWLDAP; encoded by the coding sequence CTGCGGCAGCTGCTCGCCGGGCTGACGGCGGTGCGCGACGGCGACTTCCGTACCCGGCTCACCGCCGACCGGCCCGGCCTGCACGGCGAGATCGCCACGGTCTTCAACGGCATGGCCGACCAGCTGGCGCGGGTCACCTCCGAGGTGACGCGGGTGGCCCGGGAGGTCGGCACCGACGGACGCCTGGGCGGCCAGGCCCAGGTACCGGACGCGGCCGGGACCTGGCTGGAGCTGACCGACTCGGTGAACGCGATGGCGGGCAACCTGACCTGGCAGGTGCGCAACATCGCCCAGGTGACCACGGCCGTCGCCAAGGGGGACCTCACCCAGAAGATCGAGGTGGACGCCCGCGGCGAGATCCTGGAGCTCAAGAACACCGTGAACACGATGGTCGACCAGCTGTCCGCGTTCGCCGACGAGGTGACCAGGGTGGCCCGGGAGGTCGGCACCGAGGGCCGCCTGGGCGGCCAGGCCCGCGTCCCCGCCGTGGCCGGCACCTGGCGGGACCTCACCGACTCGGTGAACTTCATGGCGGGCAACCTCACCGCCCAGGTCCGCGCCATCGCCGAGGTCGCCACGGCGGTCGCCGGGGGCGACCTCACCCAGAAGGTCTCGGTCACCGCGCGCGGCGAGATCCTGGAGCTCAAGACGACCATCAACACCATGGTCGACCAGCTCGGCTCCTTCGCGGCCGAGGTGACCAGGGTGGCCCGGGAGGTCGGCACCGACGGCCGGCTCGGCGGGCAGGCGGACGTCCGGGACGTCTCCGGCACCTGGCGCGACCTCACCGAGTCCGTCAACGTCATGGCGGACAACCTCACCCGGCAGGTCCGCGCGATCGCCGAGGTGACCACCGCCGTCGCGGAGGGCGACCTCACCCAGAAGATCCGGGTGGACGCGCGCGGGGAGATCCTGGAGCTCAAGGAGACCATCAACACGATGGTCGACCAGCTGTCCGCGTTCGCCGACGAGGTGACCCGGGTGGCCCGGGAGGTCGGCACGGCCGGGAACCTGGGCGGCCAGGCCACCGTCCGGGGCGTGTCCGGGACGTGGAAGGACCTCACCGACAACGTCAACGTGATGGCGGACAACCTCACCGGCCAGGTCCGCTCGATGTCCGAGGTGGCCACCGCGGTCGCCCGCGGCGACCTGTCCCGGAAGATCACGGTGGAGGCCAAGGGCGAGGTGGCCGCCCTCGCGGCGGCGATCAACACCATGGTGGACACCCTGTCGGTCTTCGCCGACGAGGTGACCCGGGTCGCCCGGGAGGTCGGCACCGAGGGCATCCTCGGCGGCCAGGCCCGGGTGCCCAACGTCGCCGGGACGTGGAAGGACCTCACCGACAACGTCAACTTCATGGCGCACAACCTCACCAGCCAGGTCCGCAACATCGCCCAGGTCACCACGGCCGTCGCCGAGGGCGACCTCAGCCGCAAGATCGACGTGGACGCGCGCGGGGAGATCCTGGAGCTGAAGACCACCGTCAACACCATGGTGGAGCAGCTGAGTTCGTTCGCCGCCGAGGTCACCCGGGTGGCCCGGGAGGTCGGCAGCGAGGGGCGCCTCGGCGGACAGGCCCGGGTCGAGGGTGTCTCCGGCACCTGGAAGCGGCTCACCGAGAACGTCAACGAGCTCGCCGGCAACCTCACCCGGCAGGTCCGCGCGATCGCCGAGGTCACCAGCGCCGTCGCCGCCGGAGACCTGACCCGCTCGATCACCGTCGACGCCTCCGGGGAGGTCGCCGACCTCAAGGACAACATCAACGCCATGGTCGGCTCCCTGCGCGACACCACCCTCGCCAACCAGGAACAGGACTGGCTGAAGACCAACCTCGCCCACTTCTCCGCCGCCATCCAGGGCCGCCGGGACATCCGGGCCGTCGCCGAGATGATCACCGACGAGCTGACACCGCTGGTCGGCGCCCAGTACGGCGCGTTCTTCCTCGCCGAGGAGGGCGAGAGCGGCGGTACGGAGCTTGCGCTGATCAGCGCCTACGGCCGCCCGGCCGGGTCGGCGGGGGAGGCCGGGTCGGTGGGGGCGCCGGGGTCGGCCGGGCCTTCGGGTTCGGCGGGGGAGCGCCGGCGGCTGCGGACGGGGGAGACCCTGGTCGGCCAGGCCGCCCGCACCCGACGGACCATCGCCGTCGACGACCTGCCGCCCGGCTACGCCACCATCGCCTCCGGGACGGGCTCCACCGACGCCCGCTCGCTGGTGATCCTGCCGATCGCCCTGGAGGAATGGCTGCTCGGCGTCATGGAGTTCGCCTCCGTACACCCCTTCACCCAGGTCCACCGCGACTTCCTGGAACAGTTCACCGAAGCATGCGGCGTCAACATCGGCACCCTGCTCGCCAACGCCCGCACCGACGAACTGCTCGGCGAGTCCCAGCGCCTCACCGCCGAACTCCAGTCCCGCTCCGAGGAGTTGCAGGCCGGGCAGGAGGAGCTGCGGCGCTCCAACGCCGAACTGGAGGAGAAGGCGGCCCTGTTGGCCGACCGCAACCGGGACATCGAGGCGAAGAACCTGGAGATCGAACAGGCCCGCCAGGAACTGGAGGAACGCGCCCGGCAGTTGAGCCTCACCTCGATGTACAAGTCCGAGTTCCTGGCCAACATGAGCCACGAACTGCGCACCCCGCTCAACAGCCTGCTCATCCTCGCCCGGCTGCTCGCCGAGAACGGCACCGGCAACCTCACCCCCAAACAGGTCGAGTACGCGGGCGTCATCCACTCCGCCGGAGCCGACCTGCTCCAGCTGATCAACGACATCCTCGACCTCTCCAAGGTCGAGGCCGGGAAGATGGAGCTCACCCCCGAACCCTTCGCCACCCGCGACCTGCTCGACTACGTCGAGTCGGCCTTCGAACCGCTCGCCGACCAGAAGGGCCTCACCTTCGAGATCGTCGTCGACCGGGCCGTACCGGAGGAGCTCGTCACCGACCAGGCACGGCTGCGCCAGGTACTGCGCAACCTGCTCTCCAACGCCGTCAAGTTCACCGACACCGGGCGCGTCGAACTGCGGGTCCAGCGTGTCGAAGCCCCGGACCTGCCGCCCGAACTCGGCCGGACGCCCGCGGCGGTCGCCTTCCACATCGAGGACACCGGCATCGGCATCGACCTCGCCCACCTCGACACCATCTTCGGCGCCTTCCAGCAGGCCGACGGCACCACCAGCCGCCGCTACGGCGGCACCGGCCTCGGGCTGTCGATCAGCCGTGAACTCGCCCGGTTGCTCGGCGGCACCATCACCGTCAGCTCCACCACCGGGCAGGGCAGCCGCTTCACGCTCTACCTGCCGCTGGACGGGGCGCGGCCGCTCGTGCCGACCGTAGCGCCCGCCGTGCCCGCCGTCATGCCTGCCGTGCCCGTCGACCCCGCCCTCGCCGGGCGCACCGTGCTGATCATCGACGACGACGCCCGCAACGTCTTCGCACTGGCCGCGGCCCTCGAAGAGCGCGGCCTCACCGTCCTGCACGCGGCCGACGGCCGCGCCGGGCTCGACCTGCTCCGCACCCGCCCCGAGACCGACCTCGTCCTGATGGACGTCATGATGCCCGGCCTCGACGGTCACGCCGCGATCGCCGCCATCCGCGCCGACGAGCGCTTCGCCCACCTGCCGGTGGTCGTCGTCACCGCCCAGGCGATGCCCGGCGACCGCGACAAGAGCCTCGCGGCCGGCGCCGACGACCACGTCACCAAGCCGGTCGACGTCCCGCTCCTGCTCGACCGGGTGCGGCACTGGCTGGACGCGCCATGA
- a CDS encoding SpoIIE family protein phosphatase, with the protein MSGAHEGAAHEPPDATARALADTVRRLQRAAAQQHAEARTRAVVDLATGILAERLGLLPAEAAARLARLAREAGVPVAALAADIAGQSAAPPPVPGAPPDAAQEPAPAVTQDVTPAVTPALAAVEDLQHAVDTVFDQAGPAHGAHAVAVWQRLPGGALALAAHIGLSAAEAAAWSRVPPGVATPAQRAVEDGTDLWPGDPRTVGPSVGTGSARAVLPLLGDGRCRGALEILWPAPGPDLGGPERRRLGAVADLCATLLADSHPHGQASTPPPASADEAAALVDALLTPALLLEPVLREGRVADFTLLRVNARFRDPRGRPREALEGASLLETYPVACATGLLDRLLRVHTTGIPLVGEHVRLVFKDGEFAGPDTVLLAVAPLGGRLLVSWQPESLMARGDEQSTLLRQAQRLARVAGFEEQLADGRIRWSEGLHELYGLAPDAAPVPLDRLARHTHPDDEPAIRRLLDTVRHRHRTASAVFRLARPDGTHRYTRVIAEPVLDTHGRLIAVRGAYHDVSAQHWTEVALGATRERLADSEQETAESERLALRLQQAILPTAPPPLGATGLHAAARYRPAAKRDRVGGDWYDVLLLPDKRVLLAVGDVAGHGVGAATGMVALRHALRGLAVTGAGPGRLLEWANTVALREPGQVTATAVCVLLDPAGGALRWARAGHLPPIRLAAGSAEVLPMPHGVLLGALEDARYEEHTAHLAPGDVLLLYTDGLVERRDRPVEDSVDQLIRAAGAPGPDLEDYLDRLLELSPADTEDDTCLIAVQVD; encoded by the coding sequence ATGAGCGGAGCGCACGAGGGCGCCGCGCACGAGCCCCCGGACGCGACCGCGCGGGCCCTGGCGGACACCGTCCGCCGCCTGCAGCGCGCGGCCGCGCAGCAGCACGCCGAGGCCCGTACCCGCGCCGTCGTCGACCTCGCCACCGGCATCCTGGCCGAACGCCTCGGCCTGCTGCCCGCCGAGGCCGCCGCCCGCCTCGCCCGGCTCGCCCGGGAGGCCGGCGTGCCGGTGGCCGCGCTGGCCGCCGACATCGCCGGGCAGTCCGCCGCGCCACCGCCCGTACCGGGTGCGCCGCCGGACGCTGCGCAGGAGCCGGCACCGGCCGTGACACAGGACGTGACACCGGCCGTGACTCCCGCGCTCGCCGCCGTCGAGGACCTGCAGCACGCCGTCGACACCGTCTTCGACCAGGCGGGGCCGGCCCACGGCGCCCACGCCGTCGCGGTCTGGCAGCGCCTGCCGGGCGGGGCGCTGGCCCTCGCCGCCCACATCGGGCTGTCCGCCGCCGAGGCCGCGGCCTGGAGCCGCGTCCCGCCCGGCGTCGCCACCCCGGCGCAGCGGGCCGTCGAGGACGGGACGGACCTGTGGCCCGGCGACCCGCGGACGGTCGGCCCCTCGGTCGGCACCGGATCGGCCCGGGCCGTCCTCCCGCTGCTCGGCGACGGCCGCTGCCGGGGCGCCCTGGAGATCCTGTGGCCCGCACCAGGCCCCGACCTGGGCGGGCCCGAGCGCCGCCGGTTGGGCGCCGTCGCCGACCTCTGCGCGACCCTCCTCGCCGACAGCCACCCCCACGGCCAGGCCTCGACGCCGCCGCCCGCGTCGGCCGACGAGGCCGCCGCCCTGGTGGACGCGCTGCTCACCCCCGCCCTGCTGCTGGAGCCCGTCCTGCGCGAAGGACGGGTCGCCGACTTCACGCTGCTGCGGGTCAACGCGCGGTTCCGCGACCCGCGCGGCCGCCCCCGGGAAGCCCTGGAAGGCGCCTCGCTGCTGGAGACCTACCCCGTCGCCTGCGCCACCGGCCTCCTCGACCGGCTGCTGCGGGTGCACACGACCGGGATCCCACTCGTCGGCGAGCACGTGCGGCTGGTCTTCAAGGACGGCGAATTCGCCGGCCCCGACACCGTCCTGCTCGCCGTCGCGCCGCTCGGCGGCCGGCTGCTGGTCAGCTGGCAGCCGGAGAGCCTCATGGCCAGAGGCGACGAGCAGAGCACCCTGTTGCGCCAGGCGCAGCGGCTAGCCCGGGTCGCCGGGTTCGAGGAACAGCTCGCCGACGGCCGGATCCGCTGGAGCGAGGGCCTGCACGAGCTGTACGGGCTGGCGCCCGACGCGGCGCCCGTCCCACTGGACCGGCTCGCCCGGCACACCCACCCCGACGACGAACCCGCGATCCGGCGCCTGCTGGACACCGTCCGCCACCGGCACCGGACCGCCTCCGCCGTCTTCCGGCTGGCCCGGCCGGACGGCACCCACCGCTACACCCGGGTGATCGCCGAACCCGTCCTCGACACCCACGGCCGGCTCATCGCCGTGCGCGGCGCCTACCACGACGTGTCCGCCCAGCACTGGACGGAGGTCGCCCTCGGTGCCACCCGGGAACGGCTCGCCGACAGCGAACAGGAGACCGCCGAGAGCGAGCGGCTGGCGCTGCGGCTCCAGCAGGCCATCCTGCCCACCGCGCCACCCCCGCTCGGCGCCACCGGCCTGCACGCCGCCGCCCGCTACCGACCCGCCGCCAAGCGCGACCGGGTCGGCGGCGACTGGTACGACGTTCTGCTCCTGCCCGACAAGCGGGTCCTGCTCGCGGTCGGGGACGTGGCCGGACACGGTGTCGGCGCGGCCACCGGCATGGTCGCGCTGCGGCACGCGCTGCGCGGCCTCGCCGTCACCGGCGCCGGCCCGGGCCGGCTGCTGGAATGGGCCAACACGGTCGCCCTGCGCGAACCCGGCCAGGTCACCGCCACCGCCGTCTGCGTCCTGCTCGACCCGGCCGGCGGCGCACTGCGCTGGGCCCGGGCCGGCCACCTCCCGCCGATCCGCCTCGCCGCCGGGAGCGCCGAAGTGCTGCCGATGCCGCACGGCGTCCTCCTCGGCGCCCTGGAGGACGCCCGCTACGAGGAGCACACCGCCCACCTCGCCCCCGGCGACGTCCTGCTCCTCTACACCGACGGCCTGGTCGAACGCCGGGACCGCCCCGTCGAGGACTCCGTCGACCAGCTCATCCGCGCCGCCGGAGCACCCGGCCCCGACCTGGAGGACTACCTCGACCGGCTCCTGGAACTCAGCCCCGCCGACACCGAGGACGACACCTGCCTGATCGCCGTCCAGGTCGACTGA
- a CDS encoding ATP-binding protein — protein MRPPPRGPLARWLPFSARPGAVAEARALTADFLADVGDPLVVADAVLLVSELVGNAVRHTHGPGALLLLRETGHLRIEVTDTSPRPPRPRPPHDVQEAGGLGLFLLTRLAQHWGWYPLARGKTVWCDLRCPSTDRRRVNRRARPLS, from the coding sequence GTGCGTCCGCCGCCCCGGGGCCCGTTGGCGCGGTGGCTGCCGTTCTCCGCCAGGCCTGGTGCCGTCGCCGAGGCACGCGCCCTCACCGCCGACTTCCTCGCCGACGTCGGCGACCCCCTGGTGGTCGCCGACGCCGTCCTGCTCGTCTCCGAACTCGTCGGCAACGCCGTACGCCACACCCACGGCCCGGGCGCCCTGCTGCTGCTCCGCGAAACCGGCCACCTGCGCATCGAGGTCACCGACACCAGCCCCCGCCCCCCGCGACCCCGTCCGCCCCACGACGTGCAGGAAGCCGGCGGCCTCGGCCTCTTCCTGCTCACCCGTCTCGCCCAGCACTGGGGCTGGTACCCCCTGGCCCGCGGCAAGACGGTCTGGTGCGACCTCCGGTGCCCGTCGACTGACCGCAGGCGCGTCAACCGCCGGGCCAGGCCGCTCAGTTGA
- a CDS encoding glycoside hydrolase family 15 protein, translated as MTAFPPWSLREYALLADGERGALVGPCGEVAWLCAPRWDDEPLFAGLIGGSGVYAVTPVGRFVPGGAYEEGGLVRRSRWVTGSGVVECREALALPADPHRLVLLRRLTADYGPARLRVVLEPGTGFGPGRVRAPRRTAHGWTLRAGRLRLRWTGADTARPGPAAGRLAAEVVLEPGERLDLVLEVSDRRPDGPPPDPERCWRATERAWREAVPELGHTLDGRDARFSYAVLRGLTSPATGGMVAAATTSLPERAEAGRNYDYRYVWIRDQCLAGQGVAACGPYPLLDEAVRFTTARLAEHGPQLSPAYTVSGGRVPDQHTVDLPGYPGGHDQVGNRISRQFQLDVFGEALLLFAAAARHDRLDPDARAAVRTAADAIARRWRRPDAGIWELEDRAWTHSRLVCAAGLRAIARPRAAGPADVPDGLAADWSALADRLLAHTSRHALHPSGRWQRSPTDPAPDLALLLPPVRGFPAPDDPRTVATLRACREQLTVGHVAYRFRHDERPLAEAEGAFVLCGFLLALAEHQQGHAVEAARWFETTRGLCGSAGLFSEEYDLAQRQQRGNLPQAFVHAVLLECAARLATPAPG; from the coding sequence ATGACCGCCTTCCCCCCGTGGAGCCTGCGCGAGTACGCCCTCCTCGCCGACGGCGAGCGCGGCGCGCTGGTGGGCCCGTGCGGCGAGGTCGCCTGGCTGTGCGCGCCGCGCTGGGACGACGAGCCGCTGTTCGCCGGGCTGATCGGCGGCAGCGGGGTGTACGCGGTCACACCGGTGGGCCGGTTCGTGCCCGGCGGCGCGTACGAGGAGGGCGGGCTGGTGCGGCGCAGCCGGTGGGTCACCGGGAGCGGTGTGGTGGAGTGCCGGGAGGCGCTGGCCCTGCCCGCGGATCCGCACCGGCTGGTGCTGCTGCGGCGGTTGACCGCCGACTACGGGCCGGCCCGGCTGCGGGTGGTCCTGGAGCCGGGGACGGGCTTCGGGCCGGGCCGCGTCCGTGCTCCCCGCCGGACGGCGCACGGCTGGACGCTGCGCGCCGGCCGGCTGCGGCTGCGCTGGACGGGCGCCGACACCGCCCGCCCGGGCCCCGCCGCCGGGCGGCTGGCGGCGGAGGTCGTCCTGGAGCCGGGCGAGCGACTGGACCTCGTCCTGGAGGTGTCCGACCGGCGCCCGGACGGGCCGCCGCCGGACCCGGAGCGCTGCTGGCGCGCGACCGAGCGCGCCTGGCGGGAGGCCGTGCCGGAGCTCGGGCACACCCTGGACGGGCGCGACGCCCGGTTCTCCTACGCGGTGCTGCGCGGGCTCACCTCGCCCGCCACCGGGGGCATGGTCGCCGCGGCGACCACCAGCCTGCCCGAGCGGGCCGAGGCCGGGCGCAACTACGACTACCGCTACGTCTGGATCCGCGACCAGTGCCTGGCCGGGCAGGGCGTCGCCGCGTGCGGGCCGTACCCGCTCCTCGACGAGGCCGTACGGTTCACCACCGCCCGGCTCGCCGAGCACGGCCCGCAGCTCTCCCCCGCCTACACGGTGAGCGGCGGGCGGGTACCGGACCAGCACACCGTCGACCTGCCCGGCTACCCGGGCGGGCATGACCAGGTCGGCAACCGGATCTCCCGACAGTTCCAACTGGACGTCTTCGGCGAGGCGTTGCTGCTGTTCGCGGCGGCCGCCCGGCACGACCGCCTGGACCCGGACGCCCGGGCCGCCGTGCGCACCGCCGCCGACGCGATCGCCCGGCGGTGGCGCCGGCCGGACGCCGGCATCTGGGAGCTGGAGGACCGGGCGTGGACGCACAGCCGCCTGGTCTGCGCCGCCGGGCTGCGCGCGATCGCCCGGCCACGGGCGGCCGGCCCGGCCGACGTGCCGGACGGTCTGGCGGCGGACTGGAGCGCGCTGGCCGACCGCCTGTTGGCCCACACCTCCCGGCACGCCCTGCACCCCTCCGGCCGGTGGCAGCGCTCCCCCACCGACCCGGCACCCGACCTGGCCCTGCTGCTCCCCCCGGTCCGCGGTTTCCCGGCCCCCGACGACCCCCGTACGGTCGCCACCCTGCGCGCCTGCCGCGAGCAGCTGACGGTCGGCCATGTCGCCTACCGCTTCCGCCACGACGAGCGCCCCCTGGCCGAGGCCGAGGGCGCGTTCGTCCTGTGCGGCTTCCTGCTGGCCCTGGCCGAACACCAGCAGGGCCACGCCGTCGAGGCCGCCCGCTGGTTCGAGACCACCCGCGGCCTGTGCGGCTCGGCCGGCCTCTTCTCGGAGGAGTACGACCTGGCCCAGCGCCAGCAACGCGGCAACCTGCCCCAGGCGTTCGTGCACGCCGTGTTGCTGGAGTGCGCAGCCCGCCTGGCCACCCCGGCGCCCGGTTGA
- a CDS encoding TIGR03557 family F420-dependent LLM class oxidoreductase, which yields MTAFGYFLSCEEFTPAQLVEQARMAQQAGFTRLAISDHFHPWNDAQGSSPFVWGVIGALSQVTDLPVTTLVTCPTVRLHPAVTAQAAATADVQLEGGLRLGVGTGEALNEHVLGDRWPPFDVRADMLEEAVAVMRELFTGGLVNHGGAHYTVENARLYTPPKRGRLPVYVSAFGPKAAERAAGFADGLVTMSPDTELIGRYRAAGGGGPVLGGVKVCWSPDRERAVKTVDRLWPSELLPGELAQVLPTPRHFEQATALVTEEMVAQAVTCGDDPQQHADRLRSYVGAGFDEVYVGQIGQEQEGFFDFYREQILPQMA from the coding sequence ATGACCGCGTTCGGCTACTTCCTGTCCTGCGAGGAGTTCACCCCCGCCCAGCTGGTCGAGCAGGCCCGCATGGCGCAGCAGGCCGGCTTCACCCGGCTGGCGATCTCCGACCACTTCCACCCGTGGAACGACGCCCAGGGCAGCAGCCCGTTCGTGTGGGGCGTGATCGGTGCGCTGTCGCAGGTGACCGACCTGCCGGTGACCACGCTGGTGACGTGTCCGACCGTACGGCTCCACCCGGCCGTCACCGCCCAGGCGGCGGCCACCGCGGACGTGCAGCTGGAGGGCGGACTGCGGCTGGGGGTGGGCACCGGCGAGGCGCTCAACGAGCACGTGCTGGGCGACCGCTGGCCGCCGTTCGACGTGCGGGCGGACATGCTGGAGGAGGCCGTCGCGGTGATGCGCGAGCTGTTCACCGGCGGGCTGGTCAACCACGGGGGCGCGCACTACACGGTCGAGAACGCCCGGCTCTACACGCCGCCGAAGCGGGGCCGCCTGCCCGTGTACGTCTCGGCGTTCGGCCCGAAGGCGGCCGAGCGGGCGGCGGGGTTCGCCGACGGGCTGGTCACCATGAGTCCGGACACCGAGCTGATCGGGCGCTACCGGGCGGCGGGCGGCGGCGGGCCGGTGCTGGGCGGGGTGAAGGTCTGCTGGTCGCCGGACCGCGAGCGGGCGGTCAAGACCGTCGACCGGCTGTGGCCGAGCGAGCTGCTGCCCGGCGAGCTCGCCCAGGTGCTGCCCACGCCGCGGCACTTCGAGCAGGCGACCGCGCTGGTCACGGAGGAGATGGTGGCGCAGGCGGTCACCTGCGGGGACGACCCGCAGCAACACGCCGACCGGCTGCGCAGCTACGTCGGGGCGGGCTTCGACGAGGTGTACGTGGGCCAGATCGGCCAGGAGCAGGAGGGGTTCTTCGACTTCTACCGCGAGCAGATCCTGCCGCAGATGGCCTGA
- a CDS encoding SRPBCC family protein, with the protein MSTVKESVDVDVPLHSAYNQWTQFEEFPRFMEGVDSVTQLDDRHNHWRTTIGGVTREFDTEIVDQLPDERIAWRTTDGDVEQKGVVTFQRLDDRRTRINMAIDFRPEGMAEKAGDMMGIVDRRVKGDLRRFKDFMEERGREEGGWRGRITPG; encoded by the coding sequence ATGAGCACCGTGAAGGAATCCGTCGACGTCGACGTCCCGCTGCACTCCGCGTACAACCAGTGGACGCAGTTCGAGGAGTTCCCGCGGTTCATGGAGGGTGTCGACTCGGTGACCCAGCTGGACGACCGTCACAACCACTGGCGGACCACGATCGGCGGCGTCACCCGCGAGTTCGACACCGAGATCGTCGACCAGCTGCCCGACGAGCGGATCGCCTGGCGCACCACGGACGGCGACGTGGAGCAGAAGGGCGTCGTCACCTTCCAGCGCCTCGACGACCGGCGCACCCGCATCAACATGGCGATCGACTTCCGGCCCGAGGGCATGGCCGAGAAGGCCGGCGACATGATGGGCATCGTCGACCGCCGGGTGAAGGGCGACCTGCGGCGCTTCAAGGACTTCATGGAGGAGCGGGGCCGCGAGGAAGGCGGCTGGCGCGGTCGGATCACCCCCGGTTGA
- a CDS encoding hemerythrin domain-containing protein has product MSHDAIVLLREDHKEIRRLFRAYQGLAEGDGQGGDQARRETVEQIVEALTVHTYLENELFYPRVRQEIPDLAEDMDRAKEEHHVADMLCEELSRMTPDDEGYDAKTVVLIDAVGRHMEQEEGDWFPPIRAALGRKELVELGERMQAVRETAPRHPPGGGVLHRIANALEG; this is encoded by the coding sequence ATGTCCCACGACGCCATCGTCCTGCTGCGGGAGGACCACAAGGAGATCCGCCGCCTGTTCCGCGCCTACCAGGGGCTCGCCGAAGGCGACGGGCAGGGTGGTGACCAGGCACGGCGCGAGACGGTCGAACAGATCGTCGAGGCGCTGACCGTCCACACCTACCTGGAGAACGAGCTGTTCTACCCCAGGGTCCGCCAGGAGATCCCCGACCTCGCCGAGGACATGGACCGCGCCAAGGAGGAGCACCACGTCGCCGACATGCTGTGCGAGGAGCTGAGCCGGATGACCCCCGACGACGAGGGCTACGACGCCAAGACCGTCGTCCTGATCGACGCCGTCGGGCGGCACATGGAACAGGAGGAGGGCGACTGGTTCCCGCCGATCCGGGCCGCCCTCGGCCGCAAGGAGCTCGTCGAGCTCGGCGAGCGGATGCAGGCCGTGCGCGAGACGGCGCCGCGCCACCCGCCCGGCGGCGGCGTGCTGCACCGGATCGCGAACGCCCTGGAGGGCTGA